Part of the Halorhabdus utahensis DSM 12940 genome, GACGTCGGCGTCGTCGCTCGAACAGGAGTTGCCCTCAAAATCGCCGGGACCCGATGGGACACACGGCTGGCGTTTCTCGGCGCATCCCTGCTCTACGTGGTGGTGTATCTGTTCACCGTTGGCGACCTCTCCGTGATCACCGGCTCCGAGGGTGTCACGGTTCGGATCGCCGACGATCTCTCGCGAGCCCTGGTCAGTCGCGGCTTCTTCCGGTTCGACGCGATCGCGCTCGTCTCGGTCGGGCCAGTCAGCTATCTGTTCGCGCCGCTCAACCTGATCGTGGCGTCCGTTCTCGCGGGCCTCGTCGGGGCGAACGTCGCGCTCACGTACCTCGGGTACACCCAACCCCGCGCATGCGGACTCGAATCCTCGACGGGCGTCCTCGCCGGGATTCCAGCCCTCCTGTCGGGAGCAGCGTGCTGTGGCCCGACCATACTGGTCGTGATCGGCGTCCAGGCCAGCGCGACGCTCATCACCGCCTTCCGACTGTTGGTTCCGATCGCAATCGTCCTCCTCGTCGGTGGACTCCTGTTGATCGGCCGGCAGATCGATCCCGGGCTACTGTGACTAACAGGACAGCCTTTTCGCCCTCGACAGGGTAGAGACGGTATGTTCGAGACGCGGCCGGATCGGAGCGCCGAGGTCGTCCTCGCCGGACGGTCGAACGTGGGCAAGTCGACGCTGATGCGCGAGCTCACCGGCCACACCTTCGACACCGGCCAGCGCCCTGGCGTCACCCAGGAGCCAAACCACTACGACTGGACGAGCGAGGACTTCGTGCTGACGGACCTCCCCGGATTCGGCTACATGAAGGGTGTCCCCGACGAGGTCCGCGAGCAGATCAAGACCGACGTCGTCCGGTACATCGAAGCCAATGCCGATTCGATCCTGGTCGGGGTGCTCGTCGTCGATGGCAAGAGCGTCATCGACATCATCGACCGCCACTCCGGACCCGACGAGATCCCCCACGACGTCGAACTGTTTCACTTCCTGCGGGACGTGGGCATCCCCCCGGTGGTGGCCGTCAACAAGATGGACAAAGTCGACGACCGCGACGAACGTTTGAACGAACTGTGTGACCGGCTGGGGCTCCACCCACCCTGGAAACAGTGGCAGGGGACGATCGCCCCGATCACCGCCAAGCGCGGCTCGATCGATCCGCTCACGGAGGCTGTCCGGGACCACCTCCACGAGGCCGAGCGCGACGACCTCTTTCAGTTCTTCTGAGCAGCTAGGGGCCGACGGAACCGACAGTCAGCCGTCCAGCGCCCAGATGCGTACCTCGTCCAGTCGCGGTTCCGGATCGAGCTCGCGAACGCTCGACCCCATTACGCCGACCAGTTGGGCCGAGGCAACCACGCCGGCCCGGAGCGCGCGCTCGGCGTCCCAGCCCTGTTCGCGGGCCCACAGCACCGCGGCGAGCATCGAATCGCCGGCCCCGAGCGTGTCGACGACTTCGACATCGAGCGCCGGGGCGTAGAGGGTCTCCTCGGGGGTGACCATCACCGCCCCCTCGCTGCCCATCGAAGCGATCACGCATTCGAATCCCCGCTCCTGGAGAGTCTTTGCGGCATCGACACAGTCGGTGACGGAATCGATCTCGTGGCCGGTCGCGGCCTCGAGTTCCTCGCGGTTCGGCTTGCAGTAGGCGTAGTCGGCGTCGAGTTCGGACAGCACTTCGCCTGGCACCTCGACGGCGGTGTCCCAGTCGCCGGCGGTCGCGATCCGGTCGACGTCGGCCGCGTCCATCCCCGGTAGCAGGCTCCCGCCGATGTTGAGTGTGTCCGGGTCGTGCTGGGAGATGATCTCGATCAGTTCGTCGATCACGTCACTATCGACGGTCGGCCCCGTCTGGTTGAGCTGGTACTCGTTTCGGGGTGTCAGTATCGTGGTGTTGATGCGGGTCACGCCCTCAACCCAGACGAAATCCGTCGAGACATCGTACGTGGCGAGATCGTTTTCGATGAAATATCCCGTGAAGCCACCGATAAGCCCCGTCGCCACCGTCTCGGAGCCCAGGGCCTGGAGGAACTGCGAGACGTTGACGCCGTTACCACCCGAAGTGAACTGGGCCTCGGTGCTCCGCTGGACGCTCCCCGATTGGAGTCCCGTGTTCATCTTGATCGTCTGATCGACAGCGGGGTTCAGGGTGACAGTCACTATCATATACCCGACACCAGCAGTAGCTGTCTCCTGTTTCTTTCGATTGTGTCAATTCTTCGCATGGGATTTTCCGGGTCAGCGACACCGCTTCCGATGCACGGTACCCCGTCCCCAAAACGTATTTAAGTCTGGAGGTAAATTGAGTTACTAAGGATCTGAGTAACACATGAGTGAGACAGACGACGCCGACTACGAGCATCTCGACGACGTCGAGGACGGGTGTGGCTGTGCGGAGGTCTGGGAGACGATGAGCGAGCACCGCGAGTCCTCGGGCGATGCTGGTGTCGCCGACGATTGAGGCCGCCAAACGAGTAGTGTGATCTTCAGACTGGTTCTGTGCCCCTATCAGCGGCCGCTGCAGGCAGAATCTCTCGAGGAAATCAGGACTGCGTCGACGTGCGCCACCGGTCGAGACCGAACGTCATCACGCTGATCAGCAACGCAACGACCAGTACGGCGGGATCCGACGAGACGAACAGATTTGGCGTGGGCGGACGGACCCACAGCGGATACAGATAGAAGCCCGCAAAGCTATCCGCGTAGACGCGCATTCCGTCGATCAAAAGCGAGAACCCGCCCCCCGCGACCAGGACGGCATAGGCTTTCCGTCGCCACCGCTTGCCAAAGCAGAGGGCGATGATACCCGCGGCGACTGCCACGCCCGCGACGCTCGCCACTGGCGCATAGTCGAACGGGAGGCCGAGTGCGTTCTCGACTGTGCTCTCCTCGACGAGGATCTGGATCTTCACGAGATCCGGGATCGCGGCCCCGCCCATCGCAACGACGATCCAGCGGCGATCCAGGCCGTCGATCCACCAGCTGGCGATCGTAAACGCCGCGTAGGTCACGAGGACGGTCGACAGCAGATCAGCCATCGTGACGCACCCCGAAGCTCCAGGAGTCCGTGTCGATGCGCCAGTATCTGAAGAACGCGATCAGGACGACAATTGCGCCGATCACGGAGACACCGTACTTGTACCACTCCGCACCGCCGGAGTCGTTGACCACGACGACGCGGTCGGCATCAACGGTTCGCTCGTCCGTGAGTTCGCCAAGCACCTGCACGGTCCCACCGGACTGGGCAGCCCGATCGAACGACTGCACGGTGATCGAGATCGACTCCGGAGATGCAGCGACGCGGATCGTCGCCGTCTCCGCGTCGGCGTCGACGGCGGTCACCGTGCCGAACAGGAACAGCTCCTCGCCGATGTGTTCCGCCGGTTGACCGGCGATTTCATCCGCTTCAGGGTAGGGCCAGTGATCCTCCTCGACTGCCCCATAGTGGACACCCATCCCCAGGAGTAACCCAGCAAGCCCGATCACGAGCAGTCCGCGCTGCCACTGTCTCACAGGTCGTCGATCGGAGTGGGATGTAATGTAGGTTTTCGTTCCGATGCGTTCGATGGGTACCTTCGGGACGGCGAGGATCGACCGGCGTTCGAGCCAACAGCGACGCACGTAAGAGCCACTGGATCCCATCCAGAGCCATGCGCCAGTTCGTCGTGATCGGTCACGAAGCACCGACGACGCCCGATTTCCCGCTGGAGGATCTGCCCGGAGCGGCGGGACGGCTCGACCTGCTCAGCCGGTCGATCACTGCGGCGTTCCTCCGCTCGCACGGCCTTCGTGAGGACGTTCGATTTCGGCTGATTCTCGGTGACGAGTTCACCCTTCGCTTCGAGGGGGCGAAATTGCAGGGACTCAACCCCGACGAGCGGAGCACAGCCGCCCGAGTTCGGAGCGCGCTCGAACAGCGCGAGGGCGCGATCGGCCACCAGGCGGTCGAGACGTCGCCCGGAATCTATCTCGCCCGGCGGGGCGTCGAAGCGGCCCTCCGGGACGCCGCCGAGGAGGGCACGCTACTCCAGCTTCATGAGGACGGAAGGCCGATTGTCGAGCGTGCCGTGCCGGACGATCCCGTTTTCGTCCTCTCGGATCACCGGGATTTCACCGAGGAAGAGCAAGCATTGCTCGATGAGTTAAACGCCGAACGAGTCAGTCTCGGGCCGAACGCAATCCACGCCGATCACGCGATCAGCGTCGTCCACAACTATCTCGATACCGACGGCTACGAGCGCTATTGATCGATCGGACGGCGTTAGTGAGGGGCTTACTCGATCCGGAGTTCGCCGTCGCCCTCGGTCCCACCGTCGGCGTTCTCGTCCCACTCGAGTTCGAGTTCGATGGAGAGTTCCCCGGAGCCATCGACCGGCCCCTCGCGTTCGGCTTTGACCTCGAAGGTCGGCTGGGCGGGTGGTTCGAGCGTCACCGACTGGTCGCCGGCTTCCAGCGTGATCGCGTCGCCGCCCTCGAGGTTGTCGGCCACGGTGCGGAGGTACGTGGCGATGTCTGCGCGGGACATGGACTGCTCGGTTTCGAAGAGGACTTCTTCGGGCATACAGGGTAAAAGGTGCCCGGCGGGGATAAGTGTTGCAGCGGCAACACGCCACGATAGCTGATTCGCCCGACTCGGCCAGTCTCGCAAGAGTTAAAGGCAAACCTCGGCAACTATAGAGCGCGGGCCGGTGGGGTAGCTTGGTATCCTTCGGCCTTCGGGTGGCCGTAACCGCGATTCGAATTCGCGCCGGCCCACTACCTTTCCCGCGAACAAACTCGTGAGCGGGAAGTCCGTGTAGCCGCGCGAATTCGAGCAGGGAAGTCGCAGCGCGCGAGCGAAGTGAGCGCGACCGTATTCCCGAGTTCGACATTCGCGCCGGCCCACTACGTATATGGGCTTTTTCCCGCATTCCTAGACAGTTAGCGGCCGGTTTAGGGGGTGGTCCCCGTGGCTGTTGACGAGCGTCAGGAGTCCGAATACCCGCCCATCTGCAACTACTGCGGCGGGTACATCGAAGAGCCGTCTCAGCGGTGCCCCGCGCTCGACGAGGGGGTGTGTCGGCCATGAGCATCGAGACCGACACTGGCGGCCCACCAGCCGCCCTCGATCGGCCCGCCGGCAGTGCCGCGCGGCCTTCCATGATCAGCCGACCGAATGAATCGTACATGGCAAGCGAGGACGACTCCGATCAGCTCAAAACGTTCACCGGCGATGGGGAGCTACGGAAGAGTCGCGGGGATCCAATCCGAGACCCAACCTTCCGGAAAGTCGACGCCGATTCGATAGCTACAGAGGAGCGGTGTTTCGATTCGTGGCACTGGTCGGTTCGTCAGGCAGCTACTGGGATGGACGAAGCGATGGCACTCGCAATGATTCCATCTGCGATCAACAGGAAGATTGCAAATCCGCCGTTGAACTCGTGGGAATCAGTGGTGATTGATGCATGAACGTACGCAGCCAGACTTACGACCATAATTCAGGAAGAAAATGTAGGCCAATAAGTATAGCGGAACCGAGCGGTTCACAGAATCGGGGACCCGATACAAATGGGGGAGGTAGTTACCAGTCCATTCGGATTCGCGCCCGCCCACTACGTATATCGGCTTTTCCCGGATTCCTAGACAGTTAGCGGCCGGTTTCGGGGGAGAGTAACGTGGCTGTTGAGCTGTCCGAAGCCAAAAATCCGCTTGCTGATTGCCCAAGTGAGTAACTAAGCAGCCGAGACGAGTTAGTGGTCGTGTTCGGGCTCGCGATACTCTTCGACGTCGATCACGTGCTTCGTCTCTGGGTGCGTGAGGTCACTGTCGCCGGAGACCACTGGCGCATCCAGTTCCCTGCCGACGGCGGCGATCAGCGCATCAAGGCCGTCCAAATACGGCCCACTCGATCCGACCTCGTCCGCGATCTCCCCCGCTGTCACGGCCGTCCGCTCGTCGACGGCGTACGTCTCACCCCACGAGAGAGCTCCACGAGCACCGTCGACGTCGCCACTCGGCAGGTTCCCCTCGCCGACGAGTGCCTCAGCGTAGGCCGGAACGGGCATCACCCAGCGTTCGTTCTCGCCCCCATGTGCCTCATAGAACGCTTTGGTCGCTTCGACGCCGTCCAGATAGTCGATCAGAAAAGTCGCGTCGAGGACCCTCATGCCGTGTCCGCACCTCGCTCTCGCAGTCGCTGCTTTCGCTTCTCTTTTGACTTGCGGCGGGCCTCACGGACGCGGTCGGCTTCCTCGTCGGACCATCGACCGAACCCGTCGTAGAAGTCACCGAGCTTCTCCTCGTCGAGGACGCGCTCGAGCACATCGTTGTAGCTCTCGTTCTCCCGCCGGAGGCGGTCGAGTTCTCGCTTCACCCGGTCGCTCACTCGTATCTGCTCGTCAGCGGTGGCCATTGTTACGTCAACGTTGGCGTTGACAGGGTTTAGTTGTTGGGCTCAAAACAGACACAACCGACATGTTCAGGCCCCAGCGTGCGTCTTCCGCAAGCGATCGCAGGCCCCGACAACACAGGGATGTTGCTGACCTGATTCGCTCAGTCCCGATTCGCCAGCAGGTCCTTGATCGCGAAGTAGGCGGGCTTGGGATCGAAGTCCTCGTCGAACAGCAGCGGGTCGTCGGTGATCGTCTGGTCGTAGTTTCGCAGCCAGGAGGCCGTGTCGTGGACCCCCCAGGTGACCAGCGTGTCACAGCCGTTGTCGAGACACGCCTCGAGGATGTCGCGGTAGTACTGGGCCTGGTGTTCCAGGTGGTCCTCGGGGACGTTCTCCCGGTCGTAGGCGACGTCCATCTCGGTGACGTGGACGTCCAGCCCGAGGTCTTTGAACCGCCGGATGTTCTCGCCGAGGGCCTCGGGCGTCACGTACTCCTGGGCGCGAAAGGCGTGCATCTGGAGGCCGACGCCGTCGATGGGGACACCGCGGTCGAGGAGGCGTTCGAGGAGTGCGTAGACCCCGTCGGCCTTCTCGTTGATCTCGTCGATGCCGTAGTCGTTGTAGAAGAGGTCAGCCTCCGGGGCGACCTCGTTAGCCCACTGGAAGGCCAGGTCGATGTACTCCTCGCCCATCGCGTCGTACCACGCCGTCTCGCGCATGGTACCGTCGTCGGCGACGGCCTCGTTGACGACGTCCCAGACGTCGACTTTCCCGCGATAGCGACCCGCGACGGTGTGGATGTGGTCCCGGAGGAACTCCCGGAGCTGGTCGTCGGTGTACTCCCAGGGGTAGAACCACCCAGGGGTCTGGTTGTGCCAGACGAGCGCGTGGCCCCGAACCAGCAGGTCGTTTTTGACCCCGAGGTTCACGATGGCGTCGGCATCCTCGAAATTGTAGGTGTAGCGCTCAGGGCGCAGCGGCCCCATCTTGAGTGCGTTGCCAGTGGTGACGGCGTTGAACTCCCGCGTGAGCGTCTGTGCGACCGCCGGATCGTCGGGGTACGTCCTGAATGCGTCTGCCGTGATGCTTGCACCGAGCGTGAGGTCGTTCTTGTCGGCCAGTTCGCGGAGTGTCTTGTCACTGGACATCTCTGAATACGTCGACCGGAGGGAAGAAAGTCGTTGGGGCTACCGGCTGCACGAGGCGATGTCGATTGCGAGTCGTTCTGCATTCGGCCCGTCGTTTCGGCGAGAACGCACACAGCCGAGAAACGGTTATCCGTCTGACGGAAATAACGCAGGCATGAGACCGGAGAAAGGGCCACGGCGACAGTTTCTGGCCAGTCTCGCCGCCGGGGCCATCGGACTTGCGGGCTGTACGGACCGGGAGACGGGTCCGGAGGACGGGAACACGTCGATGGACGGAGACACGACGACACGGGAAGATGCGGAGACAGCGGTAGCGACGTCAGACACGACAACCAGCGAAAACGGGGAGCCATCCGACACAGGCACCGGGACGACCGAGGAAAACACGCCGGCCACAACCACGAACGTGTCCGAGACGCTCGATCGACGGGAAGCCAACGTCGTGGGGGTCGAGTTCCAGGCCGTCGACGGAGGGGTCAGATTTGACGTGAGCCTGCATCACGACGACCACGGCGAGGAGGGATACGCGAACTGGTGGCAGGTCGAACGGCTGGACGGGACGCAACTGGGGCGGCGAGAACTACTCCACGCTCATGCGAACCAACCGTTCACGCGATCGGCGACGATCGAGATTCCGGACGACGTGAGCTGTGTCGTCGTCCGCGGCCACGACCAGACCCACGGCTACGGCGGGCTCGCGATGCTCGTCTCCCTGGATTCCGGGGAACGAAAATCGGTCGACCAAGGATCCGAACGGCAGTCATTCGACGTGGGGCAGTGTCCCTGAGTCCAGAAGCGCTCACGAGCGAAACCGGGGCCGCCTGTCGATGAATCAGTCCGGTTGACGGTCGAGGCGCTCCCGGACCGTCTCCTCGATGGAGTGTCGGACTTCCCAGCCGAGCGTCTCGTGGGCGGCCGACGTGTCGACGCCGAACTCCGAGACGAGCGTCTCGTCGCCGGCGCGGGGGTTCTCGACGAGATCGACATCGGCGTCGAGGCCGTACTCGCCGGCAATCTC contains:
- the engB gene encoding GTP-binding protein EngB yields the protein MFETRPDRSAEVVLAGRSNVGKSTLMRELTGHTFDTGQRPGVTQEPNHYDWTSEDFVLTDLPGFGYMKGVPDEVREQIKTDVVRYIEANADSILVGVLVVDGKSVIDIIDRHSGPDEIPHDVELFHFLRDVGIPPVVAVNKMDKVDDRDERLNELCDRLGLHPPWKQWQGTIAPITAKRGSIDPLTEAVRDHLHEAERDDLFQFF
- the trmY gene encoding tRNA (pseudouridine(54)-N(1))-methyltransferase TrmY, whose translation is MRQFVVIGHEAPTTPDFPLEDLPGAAGRLDLLSRSITAAFLRSHGLREDVRFRLILGDEFTLRFEGAKLQGLNPDERSTAARVRSALEQREGAIGHQAVETSPGIYLARRGVEAALRDAAEEGTLLQLHEDGRPIVERAVPDDPVFVLSDHRDFTEEEQALLDELNAERVSLGPNAIHADHAISVVHNYLDTDGYERY
- a CDS encoding amphi-Trp domain-containing protein translates to MPEEVLFETEQSMSRADIATYLRTVADNLEGGDAITLEAGDQSVTLEPPAQPTFEVKAEREGPVDGSGELSIELELEWDENADGGTEGDGELRIE
- a CDS encoding endo-1,4-beta-xylanase; protein product: MSSDKTLRELADKNDLTLGASITADAFRTYPDDPAVAQTLTREFNAVTTGNALKMGPLRPERYTYNFEDADAIVNLGVKNDLLVRGHALVWHNQTPGWFYPWEYTDDQLREFLRDHIHTVAGRYRGKVDVWDVVNEAVADDGTMRETAWYDAMGEEYIDLAFQWANEVAPEADLFYNDYGIDEINEKADGVYALLERLLDRGVPIDGVGLQMHAFRAQEYVTPEALGENIRRFKDLGLDVHVTEMDVAYDRENVPEDHLEHQAQYYRDILEACLDNGCDTLVTWGVHDTASWLRNYDQTITDDPLLFDEDFDPKPAYFAIKDLLANRD
- the pfkB gene encoding 1-phosphofructokinase; the encoded protein is MIVTVTLNPAVDQTIKMNTGLQSGSVQRSTEAQFTSGGNGVNVSQFLQALGSETVATGLIGGFTGYFIENDLATYDVSTDFVWVEGVTRINTTILTPRNEYQLNQTGPTVDSDVIDELIEIISQHDPDTLNIGGSLLPGMDAADVDRIATAGDWDTAVEVPGEVLSELDADYAYCKPNREELEAATGHEIDSVTDCVDAAKTLQERGFECVIASMGSEGAVMVTPEETLYAPALDVEVVDTLGAGDSMLAAVLWAREQGWDAERALRAGVVASAQLVGVMGSSVRELDPEPRLDEVRIWALDG
- a CDS encoding antitoxin VapB family protein encodes the protein MATADEQIRVSDRVKRELDRLRRENESYNDVLERVLDEEKLGDFYDGFGRWSDEEADRVREARRKSKEKRKQRLRERGADTA
- a CDS encoding PIN domain-containing protein; amino-acid sequence: MRVLDATFLIDYLDGVEATKAFYEAHGGENERWVMPVPAYAEALVGEGNLPSGDVDGARGALSWGETYAVDERTAVTAGEIADEVGSSGPYLDGLDALIAAVGRELDAPVVSGDSDLTHPETKHVIDVEEYREPEHDH